A single genomic interval of Hevea brasiliensis isolate MT/VB/25A 57/8 chromosome 4, ASM3005281v1, whole genome shotgun sequence harbors:
- the LOC110654817 gene encoding potassium transporter 10 isoform X2: MTSDIVVFVAVVILVGLFCMQHQGIDRVGWLFAPIVLLWFLLIGGIGIFNILKYDKEVLKAFSPVYIYRYFKKGGKDGWLSLGGIMLSITGTEALFADLSHFPVLSIQIAFTAIVFPCLIFAYSGQAAYLLKNPNHVVDAFYRSIPDSIYWPVLIVATAAAVVASQATISATFSLIKQALALDCFPRVKIVHTSEKFLSQIYIPDINWILMILCVAVTAGFKNQSQIGNASGTAVVIVMLVTTLLMILIMLLVWRCHWIIVVIFTGLSLIVEGTYFSSVLCKVNQGGWVPLVIAAAFFVIMYAWHYGTMKRYEFEMHSKVSMAWVLGLGPSLGLVRVPGIGLVYTELARGVPHIFSHFITNLPAIHSVVVFVCVKYLPVYTVPEDERFLIKRIGPRNFRMFRCVARYGYKDLHRKDEKFEKRLFDSLFMFIRLESMMDGCSDSDDYSLNGQQTEQSRDMNDNGNKASSTMNATISSGDSIVPLDAIRSASQVSSPVEIDELEFLSNCRDTGVVHILGNTVVTTSRESKFYKKVAIDYIYAFLRKICRGNSAVFNVPHENLLNVGQIIRV, encoded by the exons ATGACTAGTG ATATAGTTGTATTTGTCGCTGTTGTGATATTAGTAGGCCTGTTTTGTATGCAACACCAGGGTATAGATAGGGTTGGTTGGCTCTTTGCCCCAATTGTGCTCCTCTGGTTTCTCTTGATTGGAGGTATTGGCATATTCAACATTTTGAAATATGACAAAGAAGTGTTGAAAGCTTTTTCTCCTGTGTATATATATCGATACTTTAAAAAAGGAGGGAAAGATGGTTGGCTCTCTCTTGGAGGTATTATGCTTAGCATAACAG GAACAGAGGCCCTTTTTGCTGACCTGTCCCATTTTCCAGTATTATCGATACAGATTGCATTCACAGCAATTGTTTTTCCATGCCTTATTTTTGCCTATTCTGGACAAGCTGCATACCTCTTGAAAAATCCAAATCATGTAGTTGATGCATTTTATCGTTCTATTCCAG ATAGCATATATTGGCCAGTACTTATTGTTgctactgctgctgctgttgTTGCAAGTCAAGCCACTATATCTGCAACTTTTTCATTAATCAAGCAAGCTCTTGCCCTGGACTGTTTTCCAAGGGTTAAAATTGTCCATACATCAGAAAAGTTCCTAAGCCAGATATACATTCCAGACATAAATTGGATTCTTATGATTCTTTGTGTTGCAGTGACAGCTGGGTTtaaaaatcaaagccaaattgggAATGCTTCTG GGACAGCAGTTGTGATAGTCATGCTGGTGACCACATTGCTTATGATTCTAATCATGCTATTAGTATGGCGGTGCCATTGGATTATTGTTGTGATTTTCACTGGTTTGTCATTGATAGTGGAGGGCACTTATTTTTCTTCTGTACTCTGTAAGGTTAATCAAGGTGGTTGGGTTCCTCTGGTGATTGCAGCAGCATTTTTTGTTATCATGTATGCGTGGCACTATGGTACCATGAAGCGCTATGAGTTTGAGATGCATAGTAAGGTTTCAATGGCATGGGTTCTTGGGCTTGGTCCCAGTTTAGGACTTGTTCGGGTCCCCGGAATAGGACTAGTGTACACTGAGCTAGCCAGAGGGGTGCCTCACATCTTTTCCCACTTCATCACAAACCTACCTGCTATCCACTCTGTGGTTGTTTTTGTCTGCGTGAAGTACCTGCCAGTCTATACAGTCCCTGAAGATGAGAGATTCCTCATAAAGCGAATAGGACCAAGGAATTTCCGAATGTTCCGTTGTGTTGCAAGGTATGGATATAAAGACCTCCACAGGAAAGACGAAAAATTTGAGAAGAGGCTCTTTGACAGTCTTTTCATGTTTATCCGGCTGGAATCCATGATGGATGGGTGTTCAGACTCAGATGACTATAGTTTAAATGGCCAACAAACTGAGCAGTCAAGAGACATGAATGACAATGGCAACAAAGCTTCATCCACTATGAATGCAACAATTTCATCTGGAGATTCCATAGTGCCCCTTGACGCCATCAGGTCAGCCAGTCAGGTGAGCAGCCCAGTTGAAATTGACGAGTTAGAGTTTTTGAGTAACTGTCGAGATACTGGGGTAGTACACATATTGGGGAATACAGTAGTAACAACAAGCAGGGAGTCAAAGTTCTATAAGAAGGTAGCCATTGATTATATATATGCTTTTCTTAGGAAGATCTGCAGAGGAAACAGTGCAGTGTTCAATGTTCCTCATGAAAATCTCTTAAATGTCGGACAAATAATTCGGGTATAA